The Prosthecochloris marina sequence AACGATACCTATATGACTATCTTCCTGCCGACAGCTCAGGCAGGAAAGACCGCCATAGGATCTGAAGCCCGTATCGTTCTCGATGCCCTTCCGGAACAGCCCCTCCCGGCTACCGTTTCATTCGTGTCACCCGAAGCCCAGTTCACACCCAAAGAGGTCGAGACAAAAACCGAACGGGAAAAACTCATGTTCCGCATCAAGGTGAGGCTCGATACCGCAAGCAGTCAGTATAAGGATATTCCGTTGAAAGCAGGACTGCCAGGCATGGCATATGTCAAGCTGGATAACGACGAACAATGGCCGGAAAGCCTGCAGATTCAGATGAACAAATGACTGCCGAATACAGCGCTATCGCCCGGTTCGAACAAGTCTCCCACCACTATGGAGATACCCGGGCTCTCGATGAGATCACGCTCGATATCCCCGCGGGATGCATGGCTGGCCTTATTGGACCTGATGGTGTAGGAAAATCCACATTGCTCGGTCTTGTAGCCGGCGCAACCAAAATACAGAGTGGAGCAATCAGTGTACTGGGTGGGGATATCGGAGATTCGGGATTTCGCCGTTCGGTATCACCTCGAATCGCCTACATGCCTCAAGGACTGGGAAAAAACCTCTACCTCACGCTTACAGTCCATGAAAACGTCGATTTTTTCGGCAGGCTTTTCGGCCTCCCGGCGAACAAGAGACGTACCCAGATAGAGGAAGTGCTCGAAAGTACCGGATTGCTGCCGTTCAGCAACCGGCCCGCAGGCAAACTATCGGGGGGCATGAAACAGAAGCTGGGTCTGTGCTGCTCGCTGATTCATGAACCGGATCTTTTGATCCTCGATGAGCCGACAACAGGTGTAGACCCTCTTTCCCGGCAGCAATTCTGGGAACTGATCGCCCGTATACGGAACCGAAAGGCAATCAGTGTCATTGTGGCAACTGCATACATGCAGGAAGCCGAACGTTTTGACTGGCTCGCTGCGATGGATAGCGGGCATATCCTTTCGCAAGGAACTCCAGGTGAATTGAGAAAGCGAGCGGGAAAAGACAACCTCGAGGATGCATTTATCGAGCTTCTTCCTACCGAGAAACGAGGAGACCACTCATCTCTTGTCATCCCTCCATACACTCGAGAACAAAAAACCACCGCGATCGAGGCCGACGGCCTGACCAAACGGTTTGGCGACTTCACTGCTGTCGACCACGTCAGTTTCTCCATTGGACAGGGCGAGATTTTCGGTTTTCTCGGTTCAAACGGTTGCGGCAAAACCACAACCATGAAAATGCTGACCGGCCTTCTTCCATCCAGCGAAGGCAGTGCAACATTGTTTGGCCGGCGCATCGACGCATTCGATCTGGCAACAAGAAAGCGAGTCGGCTACATGTCCCAGTCTTTTTCTCTCTACGGTGAACTCACTGTCGAGCAGAACCTCACGATGCATGCACGCCTCTTTCATCTTCCTGAGGAACGCATTGCCTCAAGGGTAGACGAGCTGACCGAGCGCTTTTCACTGGAATCCTATAGAACAAAGCTTGCCACCGATTTACCCATGGGAATACGGCAGCGTCTTTCACTTGCCGTAGCCGTAGTCCATGATCCTGAACTCCTCATCCTCGACGAACCAACGTCCGGTGTCGACCCGCTGGCCAGAGACCAGTTCTGGGAAATTCTCATCGACCTTTCCCGTAATCAGGGAGTCACCATATTTATTTCCACCCACTTCATGAACGAAGGGGAACGCTGCGACCGCATATCACTTATGCACGCTGGAAAAGTCCTTGCGATCGGAGCACCGGATGAACTTGTCCGCTCCAGCAAGGCTGCAAACCTGGAAGACGCCTTTATCGGGTATCTCCGTCAGGCCGCCGGTGAAGAGCACTCCGACGGCATATCGGCTACGCCGTCGGAGAAGCTGTCAGTTTCCCCCCAAGCCGAGACGAAAAACATCATCTTCAGTCCGAGAAGAATGTACGGCTACATGTACAGAGAGTCTCTCGAAATAATACGCGACCCTGTACGCCTGGCTTTCGCATTACTTGGATCGGTTATTTTGATGCTGATCCTCGGCTACGGTATAACGTTCGATATAAAAGACACTCCTTTCGCTGTTCTTGACCGGGACAACAGCCCGGAAAGCCGGGACTACATCGCAAGTATGGGCAGCTCGGTCTACTTCACCGAGCACCCACCGCTTGTATCGGCCGACGACATAGAGCGCCGTCTCCAGAACGGCGAACTGCAAGCCGTGTTCGAAATTCCCCCCGATTTCGGAAAAGACCTCAAACGGGGAAGAAACACGGAGATCATGGCTCTCATCGACGGCTCGATGCCTTTTCATGGTGAAACCATCAGGGGCTACATCTATGGCCTCCACTCCCATTACCTTTCCGACCTTGCAGTAAGGACCTATGGCGATAAACCGACCTTTGCCCCGGTGTCGCTCAAGGTCAGGTATCGTTACAACCAGGATTTCGAAAGTTTGACAGCAATGGTTCCGGCCGTCATCCCACTGTTGCTGATCTTTATCCCCGCTATCCTCATGGCCCTTGGTATCGTGCG is a genomic window containing:
- the rbbA gene encoding ribosome-associated ATPase/putative transporter RbbA; translation: MTAEYSAIARFEQVSHHYGDTRALDEITLDIPAGCMAGLIGPDGVGKSTLLGLVAGATKIQSGAISVLGGDIGDSGFRRSVSPRIAYMPQGLGKNLYLTLTVHENVDFFGRLFGLPANKRRTQIEEVLESTGLLPFSNRPAGKLSGGMKQKLGLCCSLIHEPDLLILDEPTTGVDPLSRQQFWELIARIRNRKAISVIVATAYMQEAERFDWLAAMDSGHILSQGTPGELRKRAGKDNLEDAFIELLPTEKRGDHSSLVIPPYTREQKTTAIEADGLTKRFGDFTAVDHVSFSIGQGEIFGFLGSNGCGKTTTMKMLTGLLPSSEGSATLFGRRIDAFDLATRKRVGYMSQSFSLYGELTVEQNLTMHARLFHLPEERIASRVDELTERFSLESYRTKLATDLPMGIRQRLSLAVAVVHDPELLILDEPTSGVDPLARDQFWEILIDLSRNQGVTIFISTHFMNEGERCDRISLMHAGKVLAIGAPDELVRSSKAANLEDAFIGYLRQAAGEEHSDGISATPSEKLSVSPQAETKNIIFSPRRMYGYMYRESLEIIRDPVRLAFALLGSVILMLILGYGITFDIKDTPFAVLDRDNSPESRDYIASMGSSVYFTEHPPLVSADDIERRLQNGELQAVFEIPPDFGKDLKRGRNTEIMALIDGSMPFHGETIRGYIYGLHSHYLSDLAVRTYGDKPTFAPVSLKVRYRYNQDFESLTAMVPAVIPLLLIFIPAILMALGIVREKELGSITNLYVTPVTRLEFLLGKQIPYIAIGMISFFTLVVLSVTVFDVPVRGSFATLTFSALLYVIVTTGFGLLMSSFTRTQLAALAVTAFATLIPAVRFCGLTDPVSSLDGASAFLGNIYPTTYFLYISRGCFTKELGMGDLYGYIAALCAFIPVFTGLSLILLKKQGE